Proteins encoded within one genomic window of Polypterus senegalus isolate Bchr_013 chromosome 6, ASM1683550v1, whole genome shotgun sequence:
- the LOC120530886 gene encoding somatostatin-1B-like has protein sequence MHLLSSLVPLLLILWSVTSAQAMPLEERLALRSGRGFSKDRKDSLLRILSELSDFGPLIKDDSDVRQQSQLGERSVFSQSPPRERAPCKNFFWKTFSSC, from the exons ATGCATCTCTTGTCAAGTCTGGTGCCCCTGCTTCTCATTCTGTGGAGCGTCACATCTGCACAAGCGATGCCTTTAGAAGAAAGACTGGCACTGCGCAGCGGCAGG GGTTTTTCCAAAGACCGTAAAGACTCGCTTTTAAGAATATTATCAGAACTGTCAGATTTTGGACCCCTAATTAAGGATGACTCTGATGTGCGACAGCAGTCTCAGCTGGGTGAGAGGTCTGTCTTCAGTCAGTCACCACCCAGGGAAAGAGCTCCTTGCAAGAACTTCTTCTGGAAGACCTTCTCCTCCTGCTAA
- the cenps gene encoding centromere protein S isoform X1, with translation MDEEEQTAYVQRLKAAVHYTTGLICRQMEEEKEVQFTQQIIAAIAETAFKQCEIFAEDLELFSRHAKRSTVNVDDVKITVRRSKPLLDFICQKSEELAADQQEKKEKKKKTAGKGKKRKVHIESDVSESEDSNML, from the exons ATGGACGAGGAGGAGCAAACCGCATATGTACAG AGGCTGAAGGCTGCTGTCCATTATACGACTGGGTTAATTTGCCGGCagatggaagaagaaaaagaagtgcagTTTACTCAACAAATAATCGCTGCCATTGCTGAGACAGCTTTCAAACAGTGTG AGATCTTTGCAGAAGATCTTGAATTATTTTCAAG GCATGCAAAACGGAGCACAGTAAATGTAGATGATGTGAAGATCACAGTCAGGAGGAGTAAACCTCTG CTTGATTTTATCTGCCAGAAGAGTGAAGAACTAGCTGCTGATcaacaagagaaaaaagaaaaaaagaaaaagaccgCTGGGAAAGGCAAGAAGAGAAAAGTTCATATTGAGTCAGACGTGTCTGAGAGTGAAGATTCCAACATGCTTTAG
- the cenps gene encoding centromere protein S isoform X2: MQRLKAAVHYTTGLICRQMEEEKEVQFTQQIIAAIAETAFKQCEIFAEDLELFSRHAKRSTVNVDDVKITVRRSKPLLDFICQKSEELAADQQEKKEKKKKTAGKGKKRKVHIESDVSESEDSNML, translated from the exons ATGCAG AGGCTGAAGGCTGCTGTCCATTATACGACTGGGTTAATTTGCCGGCagatggaagaagaaaaagaagtgcagTTTACTCAACAAATAATCGCTGCCATTGCTGAGACAGCTTTCAAACAGTGTG AGATCTTTGCAGAAGATCTTGAATTATTTTCAAG GCATGCAAAACGGAGCACAGTAAATGTAGATGATGTGAAGATCACAGTCAGGAGGAGTAAACCTCTG CTTGATTTTATCTGCCAGAAGAGTGAAGAACTAGCTGCTGATcaacaagagaaaaaagaaaaaaagaaaaagaccgCTGGGAAAGGCAAGAAGAGAAAAGTTCATATTGAGTCAGACGTGTCTGAGAGTGAAGATTCCAACATGCTTTAG